Below is a window of Janthinobacterium lividum DNA.
GGCTTGCTGCCGGCCCGCTTGGTGACGAAGTTGACGACGCCGGCCGGCGAGGTAAAACCGTAGTACAGGGCCGAAGCGCCCTTCAGCACTTCCACCCGCTCCTTGTTTTCCATGGGCACTTGCGAGAAGTTCATGATGGGCATGGAGCCATTGAGACGGTAATTCGTGCGGTTTTCCACGGCGATGCCGCGTATCACCAATTGGTCCCACGTTTCGCCGCCGTTTTGCTGGCGCGTCACGCCCGCCGTATTGCGCACGGCGTCGTACAGACCGGACACGGCTTGCTGCTCCAGCAATTCACGCGTGATCACGTTAACGGTCGATGGCACGTCCATGATGTTGGCGCCACGAAAACTGCCCGCCTCCGTGGTGACAGGCACCAGCCCTTGCGCGCGCGCGCCCGTCACCTGCACGGCTTGCATGACTTTCGCATCGCCAGCCGTCAGGTCGTCCTGGCCGCTGGCCCCATTGGCCGCCAGCGCGGCGTGGAAAGCGAAGGCCAGCGACAGGGCTGCGGCGACTGGAAGTAAGCGGGTGCGGGGAGAGACGACAGGCATGACATCGGGCTTTCAATGAAAAAGAGGTACAAATGGGAACTTACGGTTGCGGCCATGATACCGATAATGAGAATCATTATCAAATAAGGGTGAGTTTTTGTGAGTTTTATAGAAGAAACAAGGTCACCGCGGCGCCTGTTATCACTTGAACACGTTTGGATTTTGCAGACGAGGCCGCAAAGAGGCATACTGACAGTCACGGCGCGCAGGATGTGCCGCCCAACAAGATACTAAAAGGTCAGTTTCGTGAACACAATCGACAAAAAAAGCGTGCAGACGAAAACATTTCGCTGGAAACGCTGGCAGCGCTGGGCCGTTGGCACAGGCTGCGCCCTGGCCGCCTACAGCGCGGCCGGCTTCTGGCTGGTGCCCTACGTCATCAAAAATCAGCTACCCAAATTTGCCGAGAAAGAACTCGCGCGTCAAGCCAGCATCGCCGACGTGCGCTTCAACCCGTTTACCTTGCGCCTGGAAGCGGACCAGATCGCTTTCAAGGAAACGGCCGGCGCAGATGGCAAGAGCGGTGCGCCGCTGCTGTCGATTGGCGCCCTGGCCGTGCAATTGGAATGGAAATCCATCGTGCGCCGCGCCTGGAGCCTGGCGGAAATCCGCATCACGGCGCCACAGACGCATTTGACCATCACGCCGGACGGCAAGTTCAACCTGGCCGAAGTGCTGGCCACCTGGCAACGCAATCACCCAGAAAAGAGCGACGGCGACATGCCGCGCCTCGTCATCGCCCACTTTGCGCTGGAACAAGGCAAGGTGGATTGGCAAGACCAGAAGGCGGGCTATGCAGACAACTTCACGCCGATCAACTTCACGCTCGACAATATCTCCACCCTGCCCGACGCCAACGGCAGCTACAGCCTCAGCGCCGACGCGGCGCGCGGCGGCAAGCTGCACTGGCGCGGTACTGCCTCGCTCAGCCCGATTCGTGGCGAAGGCGAACTGATACTGAACGACGCTTCCCTGCCCGGTCTGGCCGCGTATTTGAAAGCCTATACGCGCGCCACGGTGACGAGCGGCAAGCTGTCGGCGCGCCTGCCCTACGCCTTTTCCTATGCGGACGGCAAGCTGGAAGCGACGGTCAAAGGCGCAGGCCTGGCCTTGCGCGACTTGGCGCTGGTGCGCGACGGAAAAGGAGACGCATTTACATCGTTGAACACCTTGGGCATTGCCGGCGTGAACCTGGACCTGGCGCGCCAGAGCGCCACGGTGGATAAGGTCAATCTGTACGGCGGCAAGGTGGCCGTGCGGCGCGATAGCAAGGGCGAGATCGACGTGGCGAACCTGATGCTGCCGGGCAATCCCACACCTGCAGCATCGCCAGCTGCACCAGCCAAGCCTGGCAAGTGGAAGGTGGACGTGAAACAACTGGCCTTGGCCAATGTGGACGTGTCCGCCATCGATGAAACCGTCTCGCCTGCTTTGCAGCTGAGCGCCACGCAGCTGCAGCTGAACCTGCAACTGGCCTTGCAGCAGGCGCAGGCGGGAACCAGCATTATTCTCGACGGCGCCAGTTTTGCGCTGGCCGATCTGGCCATGCAACGGGGCGCGCAAACCCCGTTCAAGCTGGACCAATTGGGATTTACAGACGGCAAGATCGACCTGGCGGCGCATACCGTACACCTGGGCACCGTGACGGCCAGCGGCGCGCAGATCGACCTGGCGCGCAACCGCCAGGGGGAATTTGCGATTGCGCAAAAGCTGCCCGTGTTTGCCTCCAGCAAGGCCGACACGGCCAAGGATGCACCGTCCGCGCCGTGGTCTACCACGGTAGACAAGGTGGAACTGAGCAAGTTCGGCGCCCGTTTCGACGATGCGGGCACTGGCATCAAGGGCAACTTGCAAGATGCCCGCCTGTCCCTGCACAACGTCAGCAACGATATGAAGCAGGCGCTGCCGTTCGAGCTGGGCGTGGGCTTGCGCGAAGGCGGCTTGCTCACGGCCAATGGCAAGTTCGTGCCAGGCACGGGCGCCGTCGATGCGCAATTGAATTTGAAACAGCTGACCCTGGCGCCCGTGCAACCCTTGCTGGCGCAGCATCTGAAACTGAAACTGGCAAGCGGATCGCTCTCCGGCAGCGGCCGCCTGACGACGGGCGGCGGCGCGCCGAAAGCGCCAAAAGTACGCTATGAGGGCGGCGTGGAAATCGCCGGCCTGGTGCTCAATGAAACGGATGGCAAACGCTTCGCCTCGTGGAAAAGCGTGCGCGCCGACAAGCTGACAGCCAGCGTGGGCCCCGATTTTGTCGACATCCCCGAGCTGCGCGTGGTGGAACCGAATGCCCAGCTGATCATCGAAAACGACCGCAGCCTGAACGCGCAGCGCTTGCTGGTAAAACAGCCTGAGCCGGCGCAAGCGCCAGTGGGGGCCAGCGCGCCCGCCGCTACTGCAGCACCGGATGCCGCCTTCCCCGTGCGCGTGCGCCGCGTGCGCCTGCAAAACGCCAAGCTGGACTTTGCCGACCTCAGCTTGCGGCCCCAGTTCGCCGCCAAGATTTATGAACTCAATGGCGTCGTCACGGGCCTGTCGACCAAGCGCGATGCGCGCAGCCAGATCGAACTCGATGGCCGCATCGACGAATTCGGCCTGGCCCGCGTGCGTGGCCAGCTGAACCCGTTCGCCCCGACGGACAACACGGACTTGAACGTGGTCTTCAAGAACGTCGACATGGTCTCCGCCTCGCCGTACACGATGAAGTTCGCCGGCTACAAAGTGGCCGAAGGCAAGATTTCGCTGGACTTGCAATACAAGGTGCGCAACCGCCAGCTCGACGGCACCAACCAGATCGTGCTCGACAAGCTGACCCTGGGCGAGCGCATCGACAGTCCGGACGCCCTGAAACTGCCGCTTGAACTGGCGCTGGCCATCCTCAAGGATAGCGACGGGCGCATCGACCTCGGCTTGCCCGTGTCGGGCGACATGAACGACCCGCAATTCAGCTATGGCGCCCTGATCTGGAAAGCCGTGGGCAATGTGCTGACGAAAATTGTCATGGCGCCGTTCCGCGCGCTGGGCAACTTGCTGGGCATCAGCGCCGACAAGCTCGAATCCATCGACTTCGATGCGGGCAGCGCCGTGCTGCTGCCGCCCGAACGGGAAAAGCTCAAGCAAGTGGCGCAAATCCTGGCCAAGCGCGAACAGCTGAAGCTGGCCGTGCCGGGCCAGTACAGCGACACGGATGCGGCCGCCCTGCGCGCCCAGGCCGTGCGCCGCGCCGTCGCCGCCAAGGCTGACATCAAGCTCGAAGCGGGAGAAGAACCGGGACCGTTGAACCTGGGCGAACGCAAGATACGGGGCGCCCTGCGCGACCTGTACGGCGAACGCTTCGGCAAGGCCGAGCTGGACAAGCAGAAGAAGGCGGCGGAGTCGGCCAGTCCCGCGGCAGCGGCCGCATCAGCTGCCGCCTCCGCTCCGGCGGTGGCAAAAATCCCCGTCTTCCAGCGCCTGGGCAAGCTGATCGAGGGAGAGCCGCAAGTGGCCGACACGGGCGCGTTTTATACAGGCTTGCGCGAGCAGCTGGAAGCCAAACAGCCGCTGCCCGCCGACGCATTGAGCAAGCTGGGTACCCAGCGCAGCGCGGCCATCGTGGCGGCCCTGCAGCAGGACGGCACGCTGGCGGCCAGGGTCAGCGCGGGCGCGCCGGAAAAAACGGAGGCTGCGCCGGGCAAGCTGGTGGGACTGAAGCTGGGCTTGGCGGCGCAATAAGGGAATGGCTGCGACCTTCTCGCGGCCAGTGGAGTGCTAACGGTATTTGATTAATTCAGCCGCGACTACCGTACCTCCACGACAACGTACGAAATTCAATAATAAATTCATGCCAAAAATTTCTTCCTTAATAATCGCATTCGTGGTGAGCGGTTGCAGTGTGAACTCTGCATGCGCCGCGCCAAAAACCGCCCCCGGGCCATTCGATATCGAACGGCGAGAAAGCGTCATTAGTGAAACGCATAGTCTCGATGTCTTGATCGAGTCAATCAAAAAACTGAAGCTAAATAAAGACGATTTTGAAACAACCGAGCAATTTCAGTCCAGGCTTGCGGCATTTAGACTGCCCGGGAACCTGCCACTTGATGCAACAATCGCCATCAAATATAAAACCGAGAATATTTCGCCGTTTTGCGATAACAAGTACAACGCTGATGCTCGTGAAATCACTTTTTCATGTGAGGCTGGACCCACAAATATTTTTTTCAGACCCTATCAATGGACGCCCTCTTTCCCCATGGACCATTGGAGTGCCAAATGCCAGGGATACGGGTAGCTACATTGCAAAGACTGCCTGGGGTGCCACAATCAAGGTCACAAAACGCGTGGCCTACGGTCGTGGACTGGCAATTGATAATTTAATTGCTTCTATACCAGCCACGGCTGCGAATTATCCTCGCAAAATCAAATTAACACTGACGGATATCTCTTCCGAACGCGCCCGGAAACTCGTCCGCAATATCGGCGTCGTCTTTATTGCTGATCTCAAGTCACCTTACTTTGTAGAGTACAGCCGAGAAGATTCTCCGTCGCTGTCGGATCCGACGGCTTTCAAAGGTCAATATGACTATCTTTTCGTACACGTACGGCAAATGTGGCTCGTGGATGTAAAGTCAGGTGAAATATTGGGACGCTTTGACGATACTTACAAGGTACTTCAAAACTAGCAGGAAAAGAGTTCAAATCTCATTCAACTTCGACACAAGCTAACTTTAGAAAAACAATAAAATGTGCGGCACCGTCAAACACGGTGCCGCCCCGGTCTTGCTTATTTCCCTTTCCCCGCCGCCTTCACCGCCTCATCCGGCAAGGCAAACGCCACCAGACTATCCCCCATCTTCGTACCCAGCGAACCGTGGCCGCCAGCCATCACCACCACGTATTGCTTGCCCGTCTTGTCGGAGACATAGCTCATCGGCGTAGCCTGGCCACCGGCCGGCAGGCGGGCTTTCCACACGGTTTTTCCGTTGCGCACGTCGTAGCCACGGATGTAGTAGTCGAGCGTGCTGCTGAGGAAGGCCACGCCACCGCCCGTGGTGCTGATGCCGCCCAGGCTAGGCACGCCCAGCGGCAAGGCGATGGGCACGGGAGCGCTGTCGCGCGTGGTGCCGTTCTTGTGCATCCACACTTTTTTCATCGTGCGCAAATCGACAGCGGCGATATAGCCCCAGGGCGGCGCCTGGCATGGGAAGCCCAGCGGCGACAGGAAGGGCTTGATTTCCACGGCAAACGGCACGCCTGTCTGTGGCTGCAAGCCCATTTCCGTGCCCGTGCCGCCCTTCGCGTTCGCTTGCGCGCGCGGCACCAGGCGTTCCAGGAAGCCCATGTAGTCGGGATTAACCAGCAGCAACTGACGCACGGGATCGACAGCCGCCCCACCCCACTCGAAGATGCCCAGCGGGCCCGGCGAGATGATGGCGCCCTTGATCTTGCCTTCGGCCACGGTTTGCGGCGTGAACGGCCCTTCGTAGCGGTGCTGGCGGAAGATGATGCGGCACGCCAGCTGGTCGAACGGCGTCGTGCCCCACATATCCGTTTCGCTGATGTGTTTCTCGGGCAGGAAAGTGAGGGCCGAGAACGGCTGCGTGGGCGACAAACGGTCGCCAGGGGCGGCGTTGGCGGTCGGCACGGGGTTTTCCGGCGCCGGCACGACCAGGCTGCCATCGCGGCGGTCGATCACATAGATGTCACCCCGCTTGGTCGTGGCGACCACGGACGGGACCTTGCCTTTCGGCGTGTCGATGTCAACCAGGGTGGGCTGTCCGCCGATATCCATGTCCCAGATATCGTGGTGCACGGTCTGGTAGACCCAACGCACCTTGCCCGTCGCCAGGTCCAGCGCGACGATGGCGCTATTGTATTTCTCGCCATGGGGATTGCGGTTGCCGCCCCAGGTGTCAGGCGTTTCATTGCCCATCGGGATGTACACCATGCCCAGCTTTTCATCGACGCTGGACACGCCCCAGGA
It encodes the following:
- a CDS encoding DUF748 domain-containing protein — its product is MNTIDKKSVQTKTFRWKRWQRWAVGTGCALAAYSAAGFWLVPYVIKNQLPKFAEKELARQASIADVRFNPFTLRLEADQIAFKETAGADGKSGAPLLSIGALAVQLEWKSIVRRAWSLAEIRITAPQTHLTITPDGKFNLAEVLATWQRNHPEKSDGDMPRLVIAHFALEQGKVDWQDQKAGYADNFTPINFTLDNISTLPDANGSYSLSADAARGGKLHWRGTASLSPIRGEGELILNDASLPGLAAYLKAYTRATVTSGKLSARLPYAFSYADGKLEATVKGAGLALRDLALVRDGKGDAFTSLNTLGIAGVNLDLARQSATVDKVNLYGGKVAVRRDSKGEIDVANLMLPGNPTPAASPAAPAKPGKWKVDVKQLALANVDVSAIDETVSPALQLSATQLQLNLQLALQQAQAGTSIILDGASFALADLAMQRGAQTPFKLDQLGFTDGKIDLAAHTVHLGTVTASGAQIDLARNRQGEFAIAQKLPVFASSKADTAKDAPSAPWSTTVDKVELSKFGARFDDAGTGIKGNLQDARLSLHNVSNDMKQALPFELGVGLREGGLLTANGKFVPGTGAVDAQLNLKQLTLAPVQPLLAQHLKLKLASGSLSGSGRLTTGGGAPKAPKVRYEGGVEIAGLVLNETDGKRFASWKSVRADKLTASVGPDFVDIPELRVVEPNAQLIIENDRSLNAQRLLVKQPEPAQAPVGASAPAATAAPDAAFPVRVRRVRLQNAKLDFADLSLRPQFAAKIYELNGVVTGLSTKRDARSQIELDGRIDEFGLARVRGQLNPFAPTDNTDLNVVFKNVDMVSASPYTMKFAGYKVAEGKISLDLQYKVRNRQLDGTNQIVLDKLTLGERIDSPDALKLPLELALAILKDSDGRIDLGLPVSGDMNDPQFSYGALIWKAVGNVLTKIVMAPFRALGNLLGISADKLESIDFDAGSAVLLPPEREKLKQVAQILAKREQLKLAVPGQYSDTDAAALRAQAVRRAVAAKADIKLEAGEEPGPLNLGERKIRGALRDLYGERFGKAELDKQKKAAESASPAAAAASAAASAPAVAKIPVFQRLGKLIEGEPQVADTGAFYTGLREQLEAKQPLPADALSKLGTQRSAAIVAALQQDGTLAARVSAGAPEKTEAAPGKLVGLKLGLAAQ